In a single window of the Dreissena polymorpha isolate Duluth1 chromosome 3, UMN_Dpol_1.0, whole genome shotgun sequence genome:
- the LOC127871833 gene encoding cyclin-K-like, whose product MPCWYYEKKEIKNSPSYRDGIDSTTENRYRREGARFIVDAGTKLKLRYDTCATGVVYFHRFYMFHSFKDFPRYVTASCCLFLAGKVEETPKKCKDIIKISQTILNPKQFAQFGSDPREEVMTLERILLQTIKFDLQTEHPYAYLLKYAKMIKAEKEKVQKLVQMAWTFINDSLCTTLCLQWEPEIIATSLMYLGTRLNKFEITDWEGKTAGLKQRWWESLVTDLSVDLMEDVCHQVLDLYSPSNQRSADPGDSPPPPPPNQNASRTPNSQSGERKRSLQSTPSDPVTPGNQSVKSLKHESGKKLTPQKSDKGRESTRGITQPQQSDTSGKAGGLGPDMYGSNPSNPQAAPPTSYPPSQGSTDYTQYNPYVASTQFQASFMSGEGAQSIQNIMGGTQTATYAQAVSQSYPTGYTQPPPPVAPGGPPPLAAQQYGNTQYPPGYNPTQYPASAIAPGPVSNSNRQGQGFQQQQQQLQQASAQPQQFQGTTYSQFPGGYQNYQQPTPSPGGQQQQFGAQGQYSAAQQGANAAPRHRSNQRGPQPRPSSALATVRITGR is encoded by the exons ATGCCATGTTGGTATTATGAAAAGAAAGAGATAAAGAATTCGCCTTCATATCGTGATGGCATTGATTCTACAACAGAAAACCGATACAGAAGAGAAGGGGCTAGATTTATAGTTGATGCTGGTACAAAATTAAAGTT ACGATATGATACTTGTGCAACAGGGGTGGTGTACTTCCATAGATTTTATATGTTTCATTCCTTCAAAGACTTTCCGAGATAC GTTACAGCTTCATGCTGTCTGTTCCTAGCAGGAAAGGTAGAAGAGACACCAAAAAAGTGCAAagacattattaaaatatcacaaacAATTCTAAACCCCAAACAGTTTGCTCAGTTTGGAAGCGATCCAAGG GAAGAGGTTATGACACTAGAGAGGATTCTCCTGCAGACAATCAAGTTTGACCTTCAGACTGAGCATCCCTATGCATACCTCCTCAAGTATGCCAAAATGATCAAAG CTGAAAAGGAGAAGGTCCAAAAGCTGGTCCAGATGGCCTGGACCTTCATCAATGACAG CCTGTGTACGACACTGTGTCTGCAGTGGGAACCAGAGATCATCGCGACCTCTCTGATGTACCTCGGTACCCGGCTCAACAAGTTTGAGATCACAGACTGGGAGGGGAAGACAGCAGGGCTCAAGCAGCGCTGGTGGGAATCCCTCGTAACAGATCTCTCTGTCGACCTGATGGAAG ATGTCTGCCACCAAGTGCTGGACCTATACTCGCCATCCAATCAGAGGTCAGCTGACCCTGGCGActccccaccccctcccccacccAATCAGAACGCCTCTCGCACACCAAACTCCCAGTCTGGGGAAAGGAAGAGGTCCCTGCAG TCCACACCATCTGACCCAGTCACACCAGGGAACCAGTCTGTGAAGTCACTGAAGCATGAATCTGGCAAAAAACTAACTCCACAGAAGAGTGATAAGGGGAGAGAATCTACTAGAGGAATCACTCAGCCTCAGCAGTCAGATACCAGCGGAAAG GCTGGTGGGTTAGGCCCAGACATGTACGGTAGCAACCCTTCCAACCCCCAGGCAGCCCCACCCACTAGCTACCCTCCCTCCCAGGGCAGCACAGACTACACCCAGTACAATCCTTACGTGGCCTCCACCCAGTTCCAGGCCTCCTTCATGTCAGGCGAGGGAGCCCAGAGCATACAGAACATCATGGGTGGCACCCAGACAGCCACATACGCCCAGGCGGTGTCCCAGAGCTATCCCACGGGCTACACCCAACCCCCGCCCCCTGTAGCACCTGGAGGTCCCCCGCCCTTAGCAGCCCAACAGTATGGGAACACCCAGTACCCGCCTGGATACAACCCAACTCAGTACCCTGCCAGCGCCATCGCCCCTGGGCCAGTCTCTAATTCAAACAGACAAGGACAAGGtttccaacaacaacaacaacagttgcAGCAGGCCAGTGCACAGCCTCAGCAGTTTCAAGGCACGACTTACTCCCAGTTTCCTGGTGGTTATCAGAACTATCAGCAGCCTacacccagcccagggggtcagcAGCAGCAGTTTGGAGCCCAGGGGCAGTATAGCGCAGCACAGCAAGGGGCCAATGCTGCCCCACGCCACAGGTCCAACCAGAGGGGCCCGCAGCCTCGACCTTCCTCTGCCCTTGCAACTGTCAGAATCACTGGAAGGTGA
- the LOC127871853 gene encoding CAAX prenyl protease 2-like, translating into MSVLYNQIESYQSVLICFVMSFMYVGSLYVWKDNNKQKNRDHPDVIRLRFISVTAVCVLAIPIVWFFGSPSTSPEAHTVLEWIGIRLSGLITALVLPLVLTMVLFMGPLFLHYMDGVFRLYLEPQYWIKSSKNYIWLRNHVAAPISEEFIFRACMLPFLVPQFGEGWSIILCPLFFGVAHLHHLIERVTHQNEEVKDALKKSLFQMAYTTVFGAYSAFLFIRTGHLIAPILAHAFCNHMGFPAFNEVFAYEDKRIRRKIMAAFVAGLLLWMYLLFPLTAPFLYSNDVYHY; encoded by the exons ATGTCAGTCTTGTACAATCAAATTGAGAGTTATCAATCAGTATTGATATGTTTCGTTATGTCATTCATGTATGTCGGTAGTTTGTACGTTTGGAAAGATAACAACAAACAGAAAAACCG TGACCATCCGGATGTTATACGACTAAGATTCATTAGTGTTACAGCCGTTTGTGTGTTAGCTATTCCGATTGTGTGGTTCTTTGGTTCGCCATCCACAAGTCCTGAG GCACATACTGTGTTAGAATGGATTGGTATACGTCTATCAGGTCTGATAACCGCCTTAGTTTTACCCTTGGTACTGACCATG GTGCTGTTCATGGGGCCACTGTTCTTGCATTACATGGATGGGGTGTTCCGACTGTACCTGG AACCACAGTACTGGATCAAGAGCAGTAAAAACTACATCTGGCTGCGAAATCACGTTGCC GCCCCTATCTCAGAGGAGTTTATTTTCCGTGCCTGCATGTTGCCGTTTCTAGTCCCGCAGTTCGGAGAAGGCTGGTCGATCATCTTGTGTCCGCTGTTCTTTGGAGTCG CCCACCTTCACCACCTGATAGAGAGAGTGACCCATCAGAACGAGGAAGTAAAAGACGCACTCAAGAAGTCCC TGTTTCAGATGGCTTACACTACAGTGTTTGGGGCATACTCAGCATTTCTCTTCATAAGAACAG GTCATCTGATAGCTCCAATACTCGCCCATGCATTCTGCAATCACATGGGTTTTCCCGCCTTTAACGAGGTCTTCGCATACGAAGACAAGAGAATTAGAAGAAAAATCATGGCCGCTTTTGTAGCTGGGCTACTGCTATGGATGTACCTCCTCTTTCCACTTACCGCTCCATTCCTTTACTCTAATGATGTTTATCATTATTGA